Proteins encoded together in one Coffea arabica cultivar ET-39 chromosome 2c, Coffea Arabica ET-39 HiFi, whole genome shotgun sequence window:
- the LOC113725246 gene encoding autophagy-related protein 18d-like — translation MTILSSPMSSVVSTSQEVLSPVGFGSCRSPTAGVSGPFGHSEPDFNDNDEAELFSVSWNQDYGCFAAGTSRGFRIYNCDPFKETFRRDLKNGGFGIVEMLFRCNILALVGGKANAQYPPNKVIIWDDHQSRCIGEFSFRSDVRAVKLRQDRVVVILEHKIYVYNFMDLKLLHQIETLANPRGLCCLSHHLNTSVLACPGLRRGQVRVEHFGLNMTKLIKAHDSQLSCLTLTMDGLLLATASTRGTLIRIFNTMDGTQLQEVRRGVDRADIYSIALSPNVQWLAVSSDKGTVHIFSLRVRVVGEDPESDPGTAKNPALFYQNSSSSLDALISPSTGANPGSSLSFMKGVLPKYFSSEWSFAQFHLSESIQFIAAFGSQNTVIIVGMDGSFYRCSFDPVNGGEMVQQEYFRFLKSESSPR, via the exons ATGACCATTCTTTCATCTCCCATGAGTTCAGTTGTTTCAACATCTCAAGAAGTACTCTCGCCAGTGGGTTTTGGTTCCTGCAGATCTCCAACAGCTGGGGTATCTGGTCCTTTTGGCCATTCTGAACCAGACTTTAATGACAATGATGAAGCAGAACTGTTCTCTGTGTCATGGAATCAGGATTATGGGTGCTTTGCTGCTGGCACAAGTCGTGGTTTCCGAATATACAACTGCGATCCTTTCAAAGAAACCTTCAGACGTGATCTTAAAAATGGGGGATTTGGGATTGTTGAGATGTTGTTCCGATGTAACATTTTGGCACTTGTTGGTGGTAAAGCCAATGCCCAATATCCTCCAAATAAGGTTATCATTTGGGATGATCATCAGAGCCGgtgcattggtgaattttcatttAGATCTGATGTTCGTGCAGTGAAATTGAGGCAGGATCGTGTTGTTGTCATTCTTGAGCATAAGATATATGTTTACAATTTTATGGACCTTAAGCTTCTCCATCAGATAGAGACTTTGGCCAACCCAAGGGGACTTTGTTGCCTCTCACACCATTTAAATACTTCTGTGCTAGCTTGCCCAGGTCTTCGCCGAGGGCAAGTTCGAGTTGAACACTTTGGCTTAAACATGACAAAATTGATCAAAGCTCATGATTCCCAGTTATCATGCTTAACGTTGACTATGGATGGTCTGCTTCTTGCAACTGCTAGTACCAGGGGCACTTTGATAAGAATTTTCAATACAATGGATGGTACTCAGTTACAGGAG GTACGCAGAGGAGTAGATAGAGCTGATATTTATAGCATTGCTCTATCTCCGAATGTTCAGTGGCTGGCCGTTTCCAGTGACAAAGGTACTGTACATATATTTAGTCTCAGAGTACGGGTGGTAGGGGAAGACCCTGAATCTGATCCAGGCACTGCTAAGAATCCTGCATTGTTTTATCAAAATTCGTCTTCTTCACTTGATGCTCTCATTTCTCCTAGTACTGGTGCCAACCCTGGTTCATCACTGTCTTTTATGAAAG GTGTATTGCCAAAATATTTCAGCTCAGAATGGTCATTTGCACAGTTCCACTTATCAGAAAGCATACAGTTCATTGCAGCATTTGGATCTCAAAATACTGTTATCATTGTTGGCATGGATGGAAG CTTCTACAGGTGCAGTTTTGATCCTGTGAATGGAGGGGAGATGGTGCAGCAGGAATATTTCCGCTTTCTAAAAAGTGAAAGTAGCCCTAGGTAG